DNA from Nitrospirota bacterium:
GTGACGTCATGTTTTTGATAAAGGTTTCAGGCATCTCTATAACCGGGCATGCAGACGGATTAAAGGAGGGACTGACGATCGCCTGCAGAATTCTTGGTGCTGTGTCCGTACTCGCGCTGCTCGGTTTCTCTACACCGTTTACTGCGCTCATGTCTGCACTTTCATGGTTGAGAGTGCCGAAGGGTTTCGTAGAGATCCTGATGTTTGCATACCGCTATATATTCGTAATCTTCGAGGATGCCCAGGTTATCTATAATGCACAGCGAAACCGGCTTGGATATGCCGGGCTGAGGCGGGGGCTTGGATCTTTTGGTACTCTGGCCGGTTCGCTTGTTCTGAAGGCCTTTGACCGGAGTCATGCCATAACTGTCTCGATGATTCAGCGCGGATATGACGGGGATATGCCGATGCTGAAGCATAAACCTTTCAGGGCATGGGAAGTCTCAGGAGCAGTAGTGATTGTATCGCTCATGGGAGTGGCATGGAAACTTCTGTAAGGCTGGACCTCAATATCAGGTCCTTTAAATATCCGGATAATACGGTTGCCCTGTCTGACATACAGATCAGCATAAAGAGTGGGGAATTTACCGGGCTGTTAGGCTCTAACGGTTCCGGCAAGACTACTCTGCTGAAAGTCATGGACGGTCTGCTGAAGGATTTCGATGGCAGTGTTCTGCTTGACGGCACTGAGATCAGGAGGCTTTCGCCAAAGGAAATATATCGGAAGATCGGTCTTATTTTTCAGAATCCTGATGAGCAGCTCTTTGCACCCACAGTATTTGAGGATGTTGCATTCGGCCCCCTGAATATGGGCTTTTCAGAGGATGAGACTTCCGAGCGTGTTTTAGGAGCTTTACGCGATGTTGATATGGAACACTATGCGCAGAAGTCGATCCATAATCTCAGCTTTGGACAGAAAAAGAGGATATGTATTGCAGGTCTTCTTGCAATGGGACATGAGATACTCCTGATGGACGAACCGACAGCAGGGCTTGATCCGATGGGAGAGTACAGGATGATGAAGCTTCTTACCGAACTGAACAGGAAGAAGGGGGTTACGATCGTGATGGCAACGCACAGCGTTGACCTTGTCCCTGTCTTTCTTGACAGGCTGTACATTTTGAGCAAAGGGAAAATTGTACGCGGCGGGTCCCCAGAGGAGGTTTTTACGGCACCCAAGGATATGGAGCAGGTCAAACTCAGGCTGCCTCATATTGCAGAGATGATTTATAAGCTAAAACATGAGGACAAGATCGGGTTTGGAAAGATACCTCTTACTGTTGGTGAGGCAAGAAGGGCAATATTGAAGATAATGGAAGATGTGAAGGTAGGCTGAATATGCGCAGGGGATATATCCAGGTATATACAGGAAACGGCAAAGGCAAAACAACTGCGGCCCTGGGGCTTTCTCTGCGGGCTGCAGGAGCAGGATTGAGAGTATTTGTTATGCAGTTCATCAAAAAAAGCAGGTGCAGCGAACATAAGGCGCTTGAGCGTTTTAACGATCTTATCACCATAAAGCAGTCAGGTAAGGGTTTTATCCTGAATAGGAAAGCGAACGCATCTGACATTGATGCAGCCAGACACGGGCTTGACGAGGCAAAGATGATCATGCAGTCGCGCGATTATGATCTGATTATTTTGGATGAAGCAAATGTTGCGGTCAGCCGGGGCCTTATCAGTGCCGAGGATCTGATTGAAGTTATGGATATGAAGCCTGTGAATGTCGAGCTGGTAATAACCGGCAGATATGCGGATGAGAAGATCATCGCAAAGGCCGACCTTGTTACCGAAATGAAAACGGAAGTTGAAATTCCTTTTCCTGATGGAAGCAGGCATGCGTTCAGCGTTCAGCGTTCAGCGTTCAGTGTTCAGGACGGGAAGCGGATTGCTGAGGCATCAGTAATCAAAGATGCAGGAGACGACCCTGATATTACCAACGGGGCAGAGATAGTGGCGGAAGTGAGATTGATGACCCTCACCCACCCCTCTCCGCACTCAGGCGGATTCGCCGAGGAGAAAAGGGGAGAGGGTGAACAACTTTCCTCTGTTATCCTCAAAGGCGGAAGAGGTGTTGGAACCGTAACGAAGCCAGGACTTGCTGTCCCTGTCGGAGAACCTGCCATAAATCCTGTGCCGCGAAGAATGATCAGGGAAGCCGTAGGAGAGGCTCTTGATAAATATCTATTGCCTGACGGTCAGGCAATAGAGGTTACTATCACTGTTCCAGACGGAGAGGAACTGGCAACAAAGACGCTCAATATGAGGCTTGGCATTATCGGAGGCATTTCGATTCTTGGAACTTCAGGTATTGTGAGGCCTCTTTCCGCAGAGGCCTGGACAGCAAGCATTACGGCAGCTATGGATGTCGCAAAGGCAATGAAATGTGAAGAAGTGGTGCTCTCTGCCGGAAGGGTATCGGAGAAAGCGCATATGAAAAGATACGGCCTGCCGGTTGAGTCATATGTGATGATGGGAGACTATGTTGAGTTTTCCCTCATCGATGCAAAAAAGCACGATTTCAGGAAGATTCATATAAGCGCTCATTGGGCAAAAATGCTGAAGATTGCCATGGGCATTCCGCAGACGCATGTGAGACATGGCGCAATTGATCTTGGGCAGGCTGTTCTTTTTTTGAATAAACTGATCCCCGGACTTTTAGATCCGACTTACGATTTCAATACTGCACGTGAAATCTATGATCTCATTAACTTAAAACGTGGAGCCCGGAGCCCGGAACTTTTTCTAAGGGTCTGCGCAAAAGCAAAGGAATATGCCGAAAAGATTGCTGCGGGCATTCCGGTTATCGCGCATCTTGTATCATACGAAGGGGGGATAATTGCAGAGAGTGAATAAGGTATATGTCATCGGAATAGGCTACCGGCCACTAAATGCAAGGGCAAGGGAATTAATTTTGACCGCAGGGATTATACTTGCATCGAAGAGACTCTATGAGGTTTTTCAAAAATACGCGGAGTTTGATGCAGTCAAGGACAATATAAGGGTGATCAACAAGGTTGATGAAACTATTTCATTTCTTCACTCATCACTCATCACCCATCTCTCATCACAGCCTCTCGTCCTGCTTGCATCAGGCGATCCGAACTTCTTCGGCATCGGAAGGAAGGTCCTTGAAGAATTCGGTCATGATAAGGTCGAGATACTGCCTGATCTTTCGAGTATTCAACTTGCCTTTGCCCGGATCAAGGAGCCATGGGACAATGCGTTTTTGATCAGCCTGCACGGCGGCCCTGATCCGGAGAAAAGAAGAAGACTGCCTTTTGAACTAATAGATCTGCCAATGCTGGTTAAGAAACATCAGAAGCTTGCGATACTTACTGACAGGGAAAATAATCCTTCATTGATTGCCAGGTGTCTTATTGCGGATCACGCAGTTACTATATATGTCTGTGAAAGATTGGGATATCCTGATGAAAAGGTCAGCAGCGGAACGCCTGAAGTGATTGCAGAAATGTCTTTCAGCGAACCAAATGTTGTAGTAGTCATAAAAGAGCCTGAACTGGCAGAAACATCGTGCCCGCCCTTCGGACTGAAGGAAAATGATATCGTTCATTCAAGGGGCCTCATAACAAAGGATGAGGTCAGGGCTGTATCGATCCACAAGTTACGGCTTCCGCAAAAGGGCGTATTCTGGGACATAGGTGCAGGATCAGGATCAGTCTCGATCGAGATCGCAAGGCTCTATCCTGAATTATCGATTTATTCAATTGAGAAAGACGTGGAGCAGATCGGAAATATCAGGGAGAATGTTGCGCGTTTTAAAGTATCCAATATTGAGATCATATCGGGTCAGGCCCCGGATGTATTACGTGAGCTGCCTGCCCCTGACCGGGTATTCATCGGCGGCAGCAGCGGACATATGAGTGATATAGCGGACCTGCTCAACAAAACCATGACAAAGGGCGTAATCGTGATAAATGCCACTACCATCGAAACCCTTGGCGAAGCAATGAAAACCCTTGCCACCAATGGTTTTGAATCTGATGTTTCAGAGATATCTGTATCCCGCTCCAAAAAAGCCGGCAGCAAACAACATATGAGCGCACTGAATCCTGTCTTTATAGTCAAAGGAGAAAAAAAGTAGATGCCTGGAAAACTTACTGTGATAGGTGTAGGCCCCGGAGATCCTGAACTTCTGACCTTAAAGGGGCTGAGGATACTGAAGGCTGCCAGCTGTATTTTTGTGCCAAAGGGACGTGAGGAGGGAAGCAGTCTGGCATTGTCAATAGTCAGCAATCTGTTGGACCTTTCCGGCAAGGAGATTGTCGAGGCCTATTTCCCGATGCAGAAGACGAGGGGTTCTGCAGAGCCGGGTGATCTTGATGCCCAGTGGCAAAAGACTGTTGATAACGTAACGAGCAGACTCGACAGCAATATCGATGTTGTTTTTATCACCATCGGCGATCCTACCGTTTACAGCACCTTTTACTATCTGCATGAAAGACTGCTCAACCTGAACCCTGATATCAAAATTGAGATTGTCCCTGGTGTCTCGTCCATTATGGCCTCAGCTGCGCGGGCTGGTATCTATCTTGGGATTGCTGATGAACGGATTGCGGTGCTGCCTGCAAATTATATGTCAGACCTCAGTGATACGCTTCTGAAGTTCGACACGGTTGTGCTTATGAAGGTGAACAAGGTTTTTAATCAGATCAGGCAAAAACTTGATGAAATGCAGCTGACAGACAAGGCCGCCTATATCGTGCGGACAGGAATGGAAGACGAAAAGATATTCCGTAGCCTGAAAGACGTAACAGATATTGACCTCAACTATTTTTCGATGGTGATCGTAAAAAATGAAAAA
Protein-coding regions in this window:
- the cbiQ gene encoding cobalt ECF transporter T component CbiQ translates to MQLFSEGIQTEHGLSGIDARVKLVFALILLGLVLSYKGFIFPVIVLSGCLAGCMHIRVPLKIFLLRFSEPLFIIIMLVLLKFFFSGSDVMFLIKVSGISITGHADGLKEGLTIACRILGAVSVLALLGFSTPFTALMSALSWLRVPKGFVEILMFAYRYIFVIFEDAQVIYNAQRNRLGYAGLRRGLGSFGTLAGSLVLKAFDRSHAITVSMIQRGYDGDMPMLKHKPFRAWEVSGAVVIVSLMGVAWKLL
- a CDS encoding ATP-binding cassette domain-containing protein, producing the protein METSVRLDLNIRSFKYPDNTVALSDIQISIKSGEFTGLLGSNGSGKTTLLKVMDGLLKDFDGSVLLDGTEIRRLSPKEIYRKIGLIFQNPDEQLFAPTVFEDVAFGPLNMGFSEDETSERVLGALRDVDMEHYAQKSIHNLSFGQKKRICIAGLLAMGHEILLMDEPTAGLDPMGEYRMMKLLTELNRKKGVTIVMATHSVDLVPVFLDRLYILSKGKIVRGGSPEEVFTAPKDMEQVKLRLPHIAEMIYKLKHEDKIGFGKIPLTVGEARRAILKIMEDVKVG
- the cbiD gene encoding cobalamin biosynthesis protein CbiD is translated as MRRGYIQVYTGNGKGKTTAALGLSLRAAGAGLRVFVMQFIKKSRCSEHKALERFNDLITIKQSGKGFILNRKANASDIDAARHGLDEAKMIMQSRDYDLIILDEANVAVSRGLISAEDLIEVMDMKPVNVELVITGRYADEKIIAKADLVTEMKTEVEIPFPDGSRHAFSVQRSAFSVQDGKRIAEASVIKDAGDDPDITNGAEIVAEVRLMTLTHPSPHSGGFAEEKRGEGEQLSSVILKGGRGVGTVTKPGLAVPVGEPAINPVPRRMIREAVGEALDKYLLPDGQAIEVTITVPDGEELATKTLNMRLGIIGGISILGTSGIVRPLSAEAWTASITAAMDVAKAMKCEEVVLSAGRVSEKAHMKRYGLPVESYVMMGDYVEFSLIDAKKHDFRKIHISAHWAKMLKIAMGIPQTHVRHGAIDLGQAVLFLNKLIPGLLDPTYDFNTAREIYDLINLKRGARSPELFLRVCAKAKEYAEKIAAGIPVIAHLVSYEGGIIAESE
- the cbiE gene encoding precorrin-6y C5,15-methyltransferase (decarboxylating) subunit CbiE, which codes for MNKVYVIGIGYRPLNARARELILTAGIILASKRLYEVFQKYAEFDAVKDNIRVINKVDETISFLHSSLITHLSSQPLVLLASGDPNFFGIGRKVLEEFGHDKVEILPDLSSIQLAFARIKEPWDNAFLISLHGGPDPEKRRRLPFELIDLPMLVKKHQKLAILTDRENNPSLIARCLIADHAVTIYVCERLGYPDEKVSSGTPEVIAEMSFSEPNVVVVIKEPELAETSCPPFGLKENDIVHSRGLITKDEVRAVSIHKLRLPQKGVFWDIGAGSGSVSIEIARLYPELSIYSIEKDVEQIGNIRENVARFKVSNIEIISGQAPDVLRELPAPDRVFIGGSSGHMSDIADLLNKTMTKGVIVINATTIETLGEAMKTLATNGFESDVSEISVSRSKKAGSKQHMSALNPVFIVKGEKK
- the cobI gene encoding precorrin-2 C(20)-methyltransferase translates to MPGKLTVIGVGPGDPELLTLKGLRILKAASCIFVPKGREEGSSLALSIVSNLLDLSGKEIVEAYFPMQKTRGSAEPGDLDAQWQKTVDNVTSRLDSNIDVVFITIGDPTVYSTFYYLHERLLNLNPDIKIEIVPGVSSIMASAARAGIYLGIADERIAVLPANYMSDLSDTLLKFDTVVLMKVNKVFNQIRQKLDEMQLTDKAAYIVRTGMEDEKIFRSLKDVTDIDLNYFSMVIVKNEKNK